CATCTCGAAGCGCAGCGGCACCACCAACGCCACCTTCACAGTTCGCAAGGTTTCATACGGCGTGGGCGTTGAAAGGACCTTCCACACCCATTCGCCCCGCATCGACCGCATAGAGGTGGTGACCCGTGGCCGTGTGCGCCGGGCCAAGCTCTTCTACCTCCGCCGCCTCCAGGGCAAGGCCGCCCGTATCAAGGAGCAGCGCTACTAGTGCTCGCAGACGGAAAAATATTTCCGTCAAGGTTTACGGCTCAAAACCTTTCCCTG
This region of Deltaproteobacteria bacterium genomic DNA includes:
- the rplS gene encoding 50S ribosomal protein L19 translates to MMDVIRQIEQEQMRYDLPIFKAGDTVNVFVKIREGEKERIQLFKGVVISKRSGTTNATFTVRKVSYGVGVERTFHTHSPRIDRIEVVTRGRVRRAKLFYLRRLQGKAARIKEQRY